A single genomic interval of Gopherus evgoodei ecotype Sinaloan lineage chromosome 11, rGopEvg1_v1.p, whole genome shotgun sequence harbors:
- the ORMDL1 gene encoding ORM1-like protein 1 isoform X1, producing MDLACLRASTSAFVLILCQIGHDGPENETKSKMNVGVAHSEVNPNTRVMNSRGMWLTYALGVGMLHIVLLSIPFFSVPVAWTLTNVIHNLGMYVFLHAVKGTPFETPDQGKARLLTHWEQLDYGVQFTSSRKFFTISPIILYFLASFYTKYDPAHFILNTASLLSVLIPKLPQLHGVRIFGINKY from the exons ATGGATCTAGCTTGCTTGCGGGCTTCGACGTCTGCCTTTGTCCTGATTCTATGTCAGATTGGCCACGATGGACCAGAAAACGAAACGAAG agcAAAATGAACGTAGGAGTTGCCCATAGTGAGGTAAATCCAAACACCAGGGTGATGAACAGTCGTGGAATGTGGCTGACATACGCACTTGGAGTTGGTATGCTTCATATTGTTTTGCTCAGCATTCCCTTCTTCAGTGTTCCTGTTGCATGGACTTTAACAAATGTGATTCACAATCTG GGAATGTATGTATTCTTACATGCAGTAAAGGGAACTCCttttgaaacacctgaccaggggaaagCCAGGCTGCTAACACACTGGGAGCAACTGGACTATGGAGTACAATTTACATCCTCACGAAAATTCTTCACAATCTCTCCAATAATTCT GTATTTCCTGGCAAGCTTCTATACCAAGTATGATCCAGCACATTTCATTCTAAACACAGCTTCTCTCTTGAGTGTGCTTATCCCCAAGTTGCCACAGCTTCATGGTGTAAGAATCTTTGGCATCAACAAATACTAA
- the ORMDL1 gene encoding ORM1-like protein 1 isoform X2: MNVGVAHSEVNPNTRVMNSRGMWLTYALGVGMLHIVLLSIPFFSVPVAWTLTNVIHNLGMYVFLHAVKGTPFETPDQGKARLLTHWEQLDYGVQFTSSRKFFTISPIILYFLASFYTKYDPAHFILNTASLLSVLIPKLPQLHGVRIFGINKY; the protein is encoded by the exons ATGAACGTAGGAGTTGCCCATAGTGAGGTAAATCCAAACACCAGGGTGATGAACAGTCGTGGAATGTGGCTGACATACGCACTTGGAGTTGGTATGCTTCATATTGTTTTGCTCAGCATTCCCTTCTTCAGTGTTCCTGTTGCATGGACTTTAACAAATGTGATTCACAATCTG GGAATGTATGTATTCTTACATGCAGTAAAGGGAACTCCttttgaaacacctgaccaggggaaagCCAGGCTGCTAACACACTGGGAGCAACTGGACTATGGAGTACAATTTACATCCTCACGAAAATTCTTCACAATCTCTCCAATAATTCT GTATTTCCTGGCAAGCTTCTATACCAAGTATGATCCAGCACATTTCATTCTAAACACAGCTTCTCTCTTGAGTGTGCTTATCCCCAAGTTGCCACAGCTTCATGGTGTAAGAATCTTTGGCATCAACAAATACTAA
- the OSGEPL1 gene encoding probable tRNA N6-adenosine threonylcarbamoyltransferase, mitochondrial: protein MFWVQVTTDLLTLLKMFFSRHASVQKILAISSVTRCTSKSVKHGQSAWLRSIFFNSVKYYPTKLVLGIETSCDDTAAAVVDDTGKILGEALHSQNEVHLKTGGIIPPVAQQLHRENIERIVKETLCVSGISLDELSAVATTVKPGLALSLGVGLEYSLKLVDKYKKPFIPIHHMEAHALTIRLINQVEFPFLVLLISGGHCILVVAQGVSDFLLLGQSVDIAPGDMLDKVARRLSLTKHPECCRMSGGKAIEHLAQQGNRLHYELGAPMRHHPNCNFSFSGLRSKATRIIMQKEKEEGLQEGHLLSCVTDIAAAVQHAVALHIAQRTHRAILFCIKSGILSQTNATLVVSGGVASNQYIRRALQIVTDATNFNLLCPPPRLCTDNGVMIAWNGIERMRAGSGVLHSTDGIRYEPKASLGIDISERVGEVAIKVPSLEVSLNELSAINL from the exons ATGTTTTGGGTGCAGGTAACCACAGACCTCCTAACCCTTCTCAAAATG TTCTTTTCTAGGCATGCCTCTGTGCAGAAGATTTTAGCAATAAGCAGTGTAACCAGATGCACTTCAAAATCAGTTAAACATGGCCAGTCTGCGTGGTTAAGAAGCATTTTCTTTAACTCTGTCAAATACTATCCCACTAAATTAGTTCTGGGAATTGAAACCAGTTGTGATGATACAGCAGCTGCTGTGGTGGATGATACTGGCAAAATCTTAGGAGAAGCTCTGCATTCTCAAAATGAAGTCCATTTAAA AACAGGTGGGATTATTCCTCCAGTGGCACAGCAACTTCACAGGGAAAATATTGAGCGAATAGTAAAAGAAACACTCTGCGTCAGTGGAATCTCTCTCGATGAGCTCTCTGCTGTTGCAACTACTGTAAAGCCAGGACTCGCTTTAAGTCTCGGCGTGGGATTAGAATATAGTTTAAAATTGGTGGACAAGTATAAAAAACCTTTCATCCCTATCCACCACATGGAGGCACATGCACTTACAATTAGGCTGATAAACCAAGTGGAATTCCCTTTCTTAGTTCTTTTAATCTCTGGAGGCCACTGTATCCTGGTAGTAGCACAAGGAGTTTCAGATTTTCTTCTGCTTGGACAGTCAGTGGATATAGCACCAGGAGACATGCTTGACAAG GTAGCAAGAAGACTCTCTCTAACAAAGCACCCAGAGTGCTGCAGAATGAGTGGTGGGAAAGCTATAGAGCACTTGGCCCAACAGGGAAACAGGCTGCATTATGAACTCGGAGCTCCCATGCGACATCATCCTAACTGCAATTTTTCCTTTTCTGGACTTCGCTCCAAAGCCACTAGGATAATtatgcaaaaagaaaaggaagaag GTTTACAGGAGGGACACCTCCTGTCCTGTGTTACAGACATTGCTGCTGCAGTACAGCATGCAGTAGCACTTCATATTGCCCAGCGAACACACCGGGCCATTCTATTCTGCATAAAAAGTGGCATCCTATCACAGACAAATGCAACTTTG GTTGTATCAGGAGGAGTTGCAAGTAATCAGTATATCCGAAGAGCTCTGCAAATTGTAACAGATGCAACTAACTTCAATTTGCTGtgtcctcctcccagactctgtACTGACAATGGTGTTATGATTGCCTG GAATGGCATTGAAAGGATGCGTGCAGGTTCAGGTGTGTTACATAGCACAGATGGCATACGCTATGAACCAAA AGCTTCTCTTGGAATTGATATCTCAGAACGAGTTGGAGAAGTTGCCATCAAGGTACCAAGTCTAGAAGTCTCCCTAAATGAACTTTCAGCTATCAACTTATAA